One window of the Leptotrichia hongkongensis genome contains the following:
- a CDS encoding chromate transporter yields the protein MKVYLELFWIFFKIGAFTLGGGYAMVPLIQAEIVNKKKWIEEEEFVKLLALAQSSPGALAVNISVFVGYKMKKMLGVIVTVIAATLPSFIIILLIASLFSNIQDNIYVIKAFKAIRPMVVALIAASVYTIGKSAKINTKTLWIVILVAVMVAFFKFPPIIMIILGAFLGNLWMIWRKNK from the coding sequence ATGAAAGTATATTTAGAATTATTCTGGATTTTTTTTAAGATAGGAGCATTTACTCTTGGTGGAGGATATGCTATGGTTCCACTTATTCAAGCTGAAATTGTTAATAAAAAGAAATGGATTGAAGAAGAGGAGTTTGTAAAGCTTCTGGCACTTGCTCAGTCTTCACCAGGTGCATTGGCAGTAAATATATCGGTTTTTGTAGGATATAAAATGAAAAAGATGCTTGGTGTAATAGTTACGGTTATAGCAGCAACATTACCATCTTTTATAATTATTCTCCTTATAGCGTCACTGTTTAGCAATATACAGGATAATATATATGTAATAAAGGCATTTAAGGCAATAAGACCAATGGTAGTTGCATTAATTGCAGCAAGTGTCTATACAATTGGAAAATCGGCTAAAATTAATACAAAAACGTTATGGATTGTAATTTTGGTTGCAGTAATGGTAGCATTTTTTAAATTCCCGCCTATTATTATGATTATTTTAGGTGCATTTTTAGGAAATCTTTGGATGATTTGGAGGAAAAATAAATGA